One part of the Thermomicrobiales bacterium genome encodes these proteins:
- a CDS encoding M20 family metallopeptidase: protein MADRITAAQHMIDDEALVETLAQLVRIRSVYDPAHPDGNERAAADFISALLESWSMHYRRREVAPNRPNLVVDLPGRAPGPTLVFEGHTDVVTAGDRAAWSVDPFGAAIVDGRLYGRGACDMKGGLVAMLFAARALQLSGCDYAGCVRLAIMVDEEGMMSGAKAFVADGELDGVAAAIICEPEGDRLCIAQKGALRARVTLHGRMAHGCMPEQGINPVAALGEVVVECRHLEQEVRAASVPHALLGHFSLTPTVALAGEPAQANVIPSGAELLLDVRTTGEHDHAELRTLIADRLQQAAHRVPGAGMAIEWLDDRPATETSPDAQIVVAVSDAHKAETGEAPPFGGVPGSTDGTIFWAATRVPLVTYGPGATTLPHQADEWVALDEVVRYARTYVGAALRFFDLQESG, encoded by the coding sequence TTGGCAGATCGAATCACAGCCGCGCAGCACATGATTGATGACGAGGCGCTCGTTGAAACGCTCGCGCAACTGGTGCGTATCCGCAGCGTCTACGATCCTGCCCATCCCGACGGCAACGAGCGTGCCGCAGCTGACTTCATTTCCGCACTCCTCGAAAGCTGGAGCATGCACTACCGCCGTCGCGAGGTCGCGCCGAATCGTCCAAACCTTGTCGTCGACCTGCCGGGGCGCGCACCCGGACCGACGCTCGTCTTCGAGGGCCATACCGATGTCGTCACCGCCGGGGACCGCGCAGCCTGGTCGGTCGACCCATTCGGTGCGGCCATCGTCGATGGTCGACTCTACGGGCGTGGCGCGTGCGATATGAAGGGCGGCCTGGTGGCGATGCTGTTCGCCGCCCGGGCGTTGCAGCTCTCCGGCTGCGATTACGCCGGTTGTGTTCGCCTGGCGATCATGGTCGATGAAGAGGGCATGATGTCCGGCGCGAAGGCGTTCGTCGCGGACGGTGAGCTGGATGGCGTCGCCGCCGCGATCATCTGCGAGCCGGAAGGCGATCGCCTCTGTATCGCCCAGAAGGGCGCGCTTCGCGCTCGGGTGACGCTGCACGGTCGGATGGCGCATGGTTGCATGCCGGAGCAGGGCATCAATCCGGTTGCCGCGCTGGGCGAGGTTGTCGTTGAGTGTCGTCATCTTGAGCAGGAGGTTCGTGCCGCCAGTGTGCCGCACGCGCTGCTCGGTCATTTCTCGCTGACACCGACAGTTGCGCTGGCCGGCGAACCGGCGCAGGCCAACGTCATCCCGTCCGGCGCGGAGTTGCTGCTCGACGTCCGCACGACGGGGGAACACGATCACGCCGAGTTGCGCACACTGATTGCAGACCGTTTGCAGCAGGCCGCGCATCGCGTGCCCGGCGCAGGCATGGCGATCGAATGGCTCGATGATCGCCCCGCGACCGAGACGTCGCCCGATGCCCAGATCGTCGTCGCCGTCAGCGACGCGCACAAGGCTGAGACCGGCGAGGCGCCGCCGTTCGGTGGTGTTCCCGGTTCGACGGACGGTACGATCTTCTGGGCCGCCACGCGCGTTCCTCTTGTGACCTACGGTCCAGGCGCGACGACCCTGCCGCATCAGGCCGATGAGTGGGTCGCGCTCGACGAGGTTGTGCGCTACGCCCGGACGTATGTCGGGGCGGCGCTACGGTTCTTTGACCTTCAGGAGTCGGGATAA
- a CDS encoding DUF3090 domain-containing protein, producing MAERRFDFDDVDRSDAEAIGQPGQRTFRMIFGAGSDTVVLWLEKQQLQALGMAFEQMIAQLRAAGVAAARVSDIAPDPVGPTPIVSAEFHVGRLAVGFDEERSRITLFVHDIEAEEEDPPGLVVRLELQRARTMATQIETVVAAGRPACPRCGAPIGPDGHVCPHDNGHFPHLLGTV from the coding sequence TTGGCAGAGCGACGATTCGATTTTGATGATGTCGACCGTTCGGACGCGGAAGCGATAGGTCAGCCGGGTCAGCGAACGTTCCGCATGATCTTCGGAGCGGGCTCCGATACCGTTGTGCTGTGGCTGGAAAAGCAGCAGCTTCAGGCGCTCGGTATGGCATTTGAGCAAATGATTGCCCAGTTACGGGCCGCCGGGGTTGCCGCAGCGCGCGTTAGCGACATCGCGCCGGATCCGGTCGGACCGACGCCGATCGTCAGCGCCGAGTTCCACGTCGGACGGTTGGCAGTTGGCTTCGACGAGGAACGCTCGCGGATCACGCTCTTCGTCCATGACATTGAGGCGGAAGAGGAAGATCCCCCGGGTCTCGTCGTCCGGCTGGAGCTACAGCGCGCTCGCACGATGGCGACGCAGATCGAGACCGTTGTCGCGGCCGGCCGCCCGGCCTGCCCGCGCTGCGGCGCACCGATCGGCCCCGATGGGCACGTCTGCCCGCACGACAACGGCCACTTCCCCCATCTGCTCGGGACGGTCTAG